One Prodigiosinella aquatilis DNA window includes the following coding sequences:
- a CDS encoding ferritin family protein: protein MWSGFDRRRQFSELNEQEVLSLAISSEEDDARIYQTYSVHVQEDYPATAEMLLTMAKEENRHRERLISLHQRRFGNIIPLIRREHIAGYYNRKPLWLVQNLGIARIRAEVAAMEEAAHQFYILAAQRTSDADTRRLLGDLAAMEARHTDLVASLEKEMLPDDVRSEEDALAHRQFILTWVQPGLAGLMDGSVSTLAPVFATAFATQSTWTTFLVGLAASIGAGISMGFTEAAADDGTISGRGSPIKRGLAAGVMTALGGLGHALPYLITNFWMATSIAFVMVFCELWSIAWIQKRYMETPFWRAALQVVLGGALVFAAGVLIGNA from the coding sequence GTGTGGTCTGGATTTGATAGACGGCGTCAGTTTTCCGAGCTTAATGAGCAAGAGGTCCTCTCACTGGCAATTTCCTCTGAAGAGGATGATGCCCGTATTTACCAGACGTACTCGGTACATGTGCAAGAGGACTATCCAGCGACGGCAGAAATGCTCCTGACGATGGCAAAGGAGGAGAACCGTCATCGCGAACGGCTGATATCTCTGCATCAGCGTCGATTTGGGAACATTATTCCGCTGATAAGACGCGAGCATATTGCCGGTTATTACAATCGTAAACCACTATGGTTGGTTCAAAATCTGGGTATTGCCCGGATTCGGGCAGAAGTCGCTGCAATGGAAGAGGCGGCACATCAGTTTTACATATTAGCCGCACAACGTACGAGTGACGCCGATACTCGGCGATTGCTCGGCGACCTGGCAGCAATGGAAGCCCGGCACACTGATCTCGTGGCGAGCCTGGAAAAAGAGATGCTGCCTGATGATGTGCGTTCGGAGGAGGATGCTCTCGCACATCGCCAGTTTATCCTGACCTGGGTACAACCGGGATTGGCAGGATTAATGGATGGTTCTGTTTCGACTCTGGCTCCGGTTTTCGCTACAGCGTTCGCAACACAGTCAACCTGGACCACTTTTTTAGTTGGTCTGGCCGCATCGATTGGTGCGGGGATATCTATGGGGTTTACGGAGGCGGCGGCTGATGACGGGACAATTTCCGGAAGGGGATCGCCGATCAAACGAGGATTGGCGGCTGGCGTGATGACGGCCCTGGGTGGCTTGGGTCATGCATTACCTTATCTTATCACTAATTTTTGGATGGCAACCAGCATCGCCTTTGTGATGGTATTCTGTGAATTATGGAGTATTGCCTGGATCCAAAAGCGCTACATGGAAACACCATTCTGGCGTGCTGCGTTGCAGGTCGTGTTGGGGGGTGCACTTGTTTTTGCCGCCGGGGTTTTGATCGGAAATGCTTAG
- a CDS encoding zinc ribbon domain-containing protein YjdM, giving the protein MPQLPSCPKCNSEYTWQDGELFNCPECGHVWSADSSSASQDEGLIVKDANGNLLADGDTVTVIKDLKVKGSSSTLKIGTKVRGIRLVEGDHNIDCKIDGFGAMKLKSEFVKKS; this is encoded by the coding sequence ATGCCTCAGTTACCGAGCTGCCCAAAATGTAATTCTGAATATACGTGGCAAGATGGCGAGTTATTCAATTGTCCGGAATGTGGTCATGTGTGGTCGGCAGACAGCAGCTCTGCTTCTCAGGACGAAGGCCTGATAGTCAAAGACGCGAATGGTAATTTGCTGGCGGATGGCGACACTGTGACAGTGATTAAAGACTTGAAAGTAAAGGGCAGTTCCTCGACATTGAAAATCGGGACGAAAGTCAGAGGCATTCGTCTGGTCGAAGGCGATCACAATATCGATTGCAAGATTGATGGGTTTGGCGCGATGAAGCTGAAATCTGAATTTGTGAAAAAAAGCTGA
- a CDS encoding LysR family transcriptional regulator: MAVFVQVVESGSFSAAAEQLGTTASSVSRQIASLEQALSIKLLERTTRRLKLTAAGTEAYAYCSEMIESAKNVMEIADRFCNSPQGLVKISAPRAFGRDLITPHIAEFLRLYPHVDVQLMLTDRLVDLIGDDIDLIIRITDDPPAGLAARPLIRVNHIICATKTYLDEKGTPQHPLDLTQHSCIYLGETPGDNCWKFKNTVTGEQSRVTVRGRYATNHSKARLDGILNHLGIGCLPFFTVQEAIEKQQVIQVLPQWDYMTTYYGMSWILYHPNRYLPSKYRVLIDFLTEKILVRKQTGNPSPQ, translated from the coding sequence ATGGCTGTTTTCGTCCAGGTCGTTGAGTCTGGCAGCTTTTCAGCCGCTGCCGAGCAACTTGGCACCACGGCATCATCAGTTAGCAGGCAGATAGCCAGCCTGGAACAGGCGTTGTCAATAAAATTACTGGAGCGCACGACGCGCCGGCTCAAACTCACCGCCGCTGGCACGGAAGCTTATGCCTACTGTAGTGAGATGATTGAGTCAGCAAAAAATGTGATGGAAATAGCAGACCGCTTCTGTAACAGCCCTCAGGGGCTGGTGAAAATCAGCGCCCCCAGAGCATTTGGCCGTGATTTAATCACACCGCACATTGCCGAGTTTTTACGGCTGTATCCCCATGTAGATGTGCAGCTAATGCTGACCGACAGGCTGGTTGACTTGATTGGCGATGACATTGATTTAATTATCAGAATTACAGATGATCCTCCCGCCGGACTGGCCGCAAGACCACTCATTCGCGTTAATCATATTATTTGTGCCACAAAAACTTATTTAGATGAAAAAGGTACGCCTCAGCATCCTCTTGATCTGACGCAACACAGTTGTATTTATTTAGGTGAAACACCTGGCGATAATTGCTGGAAATTTAAAAATACCGTCACTGGAGAACAAAGCAGAGTAACGGTAAGAGGCCGTTATGCCACCAACCATAGCAAAGCGCGGCTTGATGGCATCCTCAACCATTTGGGCATTGGCTGCCTGCCTTTTTTCACGGTACAAGAAGCAATTGAAAAACAGCAAGTTATTCAGGTACTACCACAGTGGGACTATATGACAACCTATTACGGAATGTCGTGGATCCTTTATCATCCCAATCGCTATTTACCCTCTAAATACCGGGTTCTCATCGATTTTCTGACGGAAAAGATTTTAGTCCGCAAACAGACCGGCAACCCTTCGCCACAGTGA
- a CDS encoding argininosuccinate synthase: MTRSLEVRSLEDLSFIAKHTQHILTLFSGGVDSSYLLYKLSQYGCKVTALTIDLGDGVVSEDLQYIAEFFGVRLKVIDARERFIEQAIIPAIQSNVNFQSIKFLGYM, encoded by the coding sequence ATGACGCGTTCTCTGGAAGTGAGGAGTTTGGAAGATCTGTCTTTTATTGCTAAGCACACACAACATATTCTCACCTTATTTAGCGGCGGGGTAGATAGTAGCTATCTTCTTTACAAGCTATCGCAGTATGGCTGTAAAGTCACGGCATTAACTATTGATCTTGGCGATGGTGTTGTCAGCGAGGATTTACAATATATTGCGGAATTCTTTGGTGTCAGATTAAAAGTCATTGATGCTCGTGAACGATTTATTGAGCAAGCGATTATTCCGGCAATTCAAAGTAATGTAAATTTTCAGAGTATAAAGTTTTTAGGATATATGTAG
- a CDS encoding queuosine precursor transporter — MRSNRKFKLLGFNYRGGFSANIMVLATGETINMDLKKLADSEISEDLSRHELNALYKNLYRGKDITTTYAMSDRHDRSWHVYVLISIALTVILIFSIIAGVKPVYIPILKMIVPSAGFVYPITFILMDILNEFYGLKLARQTIIISFFFVFFFILALWITSLIPSLPQWEYGHTYNGIIHSMMVVLVASFLAYLVSENVNSYVLYKIKLLTKSKYLFIRVITSTVIASALDSIIFCTLAFYNVLSFEIIKEMILSQFLIKVVYAVLGVGPIYGAGKLFRSYINTFMENN; from the coding sequence ATGAGGTCGAACAGAAAGTTTAAATTATTAGGTTTTAACTATAGAGGGGGATTTTCAGCCAATATTATGGTGCTGGCCACAGGAGAAACTATCAATATGGATTTAAAGAAACTTGCTGATAGTGAAATATCAGAAGACCTTAGTCGACATGAACTGAATGCCTTATATAAAAATCTCTATCGTGGGAAAGATATTACGACTACTTATGCTATGAGCGATCGTCATGATCGCTCATGGCATGTTTATGTTCTAATCAGTATTGCATTAACGGTTATTCTTATTTTCTCTATTATCGCAGGTGTTAAACCCGTTTATATTCCCATACTGAAGATGATTGTTCCATCTGCGGGATTTGTTTATCCAATTACATTCATTCTAATGGATATTCTTAATGAGTTTTATGGTTTAAAATTGGCCAGACAAACGATTATCATCAGCTTTTTTTTCGTCTTTTTTTTTATATTGGCATTATGGATTACTAGCCTGATCCCGTCACTGCCACAGTGGGAGTACGGCCATACTTATAATGGCATTATTCATAGTATGATGGTCGTATTGGTGGCCTCGTTTCTCGCTTATCTGGTTTCTGAAAACGTTAATTCCTATGTACTGTATAAAATAAAGCTCCTGACCAAATCAAAATATTTGTTTATCCGCGTGATTACCAGTACCGTGATAGCTTCCGCCCTGGACAGTATTATTTTTTGTACCCTGGCATTCTATAATGTACTGAGTTTTGAGATAATCAAAGAGATGATTTTGTCGCAATTCCTGATCAAAGTAGTCTATGCGGTGCTGGGTGTCGGCCCTATTTACGGTGCCGGGAAACTGTTCAGAAGCTATATCAACACCTTTATGGAAAATAACTGA
- a CDS encoding EamA family transporter: protein MLNKLHKSTRGYAELMLLAVAVIWGTSYGVAKGAILFYPVAGFLFIRFIITFVLLLPVLRNHYRQALLPGAILGLLLLAIFLCETFGVMYTSASNAAFLISMCVVLTPFVEWSIFRQRPETAVFVAVTLSLCGALLLTHTDDNIEVNVGDVLVLGAALLRALMVCLTKKLTEHHDVPALALTAVQTGVVAGGSLILLLCTQQGIPPLPTTWAFWSATLYLVLFCTMFAFFAQNYAVRRITPTRASLLMGSEPFFGAIFATLWLQERLSVFAWLGGGMIVASSLWASWPQPVRRISISEP from the coding sequence ATGCTGAATAAACTACACAAAAGCACCCGTGGTTATGCGGAGTTAATGCTACTGGCTGTCGCGGTTATCTGGGGGACAAGCTATGGTGTGGCGAAAGGTGCAATACTATTTTATCCAGTAGCTGGGTTCCTGTTTATCCGGTTTATCATAACATTTGTTTTACTGCTGCCGGTGCTGCGCAATCATTATCGTCAGGCGTTACTGCCGGGTGCTATCCTTGGCCTGCTCTTGCTGGCGATCTTCCTGTGTGAAACCTTCGGTGTCATGTATACCAGCGCCAGTAATGCCGCTTTTCTGATCAGCATGTGTGTGGTACTGACGCCATTTGTCGAGTGGTCCATTTTTCGCCAGCGGCCAGAAACTGCCGTGTTCGTTGCAGTCACATTGTCACTGTGTGGTGCGCTACTGTTAACCCACACAGACGACAATATTGAGGTGAATGTCGGCGATGTATTGGTACTGGGTGCGGCATTGCTACGCGCACTGATGGTCTGTCTGACCAAAAAACTGACGGAGCATCATGATGTTCCCGCGTTGGCGCTTACCGCAGTGCAAACCGGTGTTGTTGCGGGCGGCTCGTTGATCCTGTTGCTTTGTACTCAGCAGGGGATCCCGCCATTACCAACGACCTGGGCGTTTTGGTCAGCGACGTTATATCTGGTGCTGTTTTGCACGATGTTTGCCTTTTTTGCTCAAAACTATGCCGTTCGCAGAATCACCCCAACACGGGCTTCATTATTGATGGGGTCGGAGCCTTTTTTTGGTGCCATATTTGCCACTCTGTGGTTGCAAGAGCGGCTGAGCGTATTTGCATGGTTGGGGGGAGGGATGATTGTCGCATCATCGCTGTGGGCATCGTGGCCCCAGCCGGTCAGGAGAATTTCCATCAGCGAACCATGA
- a CDS encoding GGDEF domain-containing protein encodes MSTNELFTPEYDILLSARHVAAQLDMPAEIYRDNLMLLSEHYQRLVRETYRLITRSDRAEKELTRLNTQLHTLAVELEYKATHDPLTDIFNRRAIIDLVDETLAQKPAALIVLDIDHFKQVNDTFGHPTGDTVICNLVSRIREVLQGQGYIGRVGGEEFTILLSEYTLMQAVSIAEQIHHSLNQTPLLPQRKVTASFGISWTPAQARFDTLYSIADNALYRAKNKGRNRVEYSVDAIIE; translated from the coding sequence ATGAGCACCAATGAACTGTTTACACCAGAGTATGATATTTTGCTGTCAGCACGTCACGTCGCCGCACAACTGGATATGCCAGCTGAAATATATCGGGACAATCTGATGCTGTTATCAGAACATTACCAGCGTCTGGTTCGGGAGACCTACCGACTGATTACCCGCAGTGATCGTGCCGAAAAGGAACTTACACGCCTTAATACCCAACTTCACACATTAGCAGTCGAGTTGGAATACAAGGCGACCCATGATCCGTTAACCGATATTTTTAATCGCCGCGCGATTATCGATCTTGTCGACGAAACGCTGGCACAGAAACCAGCCGCGCTGATTGTGCTGGATATTGATCATTTCAAACAGGTCAATGATACATTCGGTCATCCCACCGGCGACACTGTGATTTGCAATTTGGTTTCACGCATTCGAGAAGTATTGCAGGGACAAGGCTATATTGGCCGCGTGGGCGGCGAAGAGTTCACTATTCTGTTGAGTGAATATACGCTGATGCAGGCAGTCTCTATTGCGGAACAGATCCATCACAGTCTCAACCAAACCCCATTGCTGCCCCAGCGAAAAGTAACCGCCAGTTTCGGCATCAGTTGGACACCGGCTCAAGCTCGCTTTGACACACTCTACAGCATCGCTGATAACGCGTTGTATCGGGCTAAAAATAAGGGTAGGAACCGTGTCGAATATAGCGTCGATGCCATCATAGAATAG
- a CDS encoding DUF1987 domain-containing protein, with amino-acid sequence MTETITTENLHIAGTPSSPTVDFYFDTHQLSLSGESYPENAAAFYNPLITRIQHYLTTIQVTDILLDKKINVHVSLIYFNSSSTKMLFSLFNLLNQAAENGLPIVLHWYHDQDDDITEEFGQELHLDFPALEFHSHILE; translated from the coding sequence ATGACAGAGACTATAACGACAGAGAATCTTCATATTGCTGGCACGCCAAGCTCGCCAACCGTAGATTTTTATTTTGATACACATCAGCTCTCTCTTTCCGGTGAGTCCTATCCTGAAAATGCGGCGGCGTTTTACAACCCGCTCATTACGCGGATTCAGCATTATCTCACCACCATACAGGTTACAGACATCCTTCTTGACAAGAAGATCAATGTGCATGTGTCGTTGATTTACTTCAACAGCTCCAGCACCAAGATGCTGTTCAGCCTATTTAACCTTCTCAATCAGGCTGCTGAAAACGGGCTTCCCATTGTCCTACATTGGTATCACGACCAAGACGATGACATTACAGAAGAATTCGGACAAGAACTGCATCTGGATTTCCCGGCACTTGAATTTCATAGCCATATTTTGGAGTAA
- a CDS encoding SiaB family protein kinase — MSDTNYDGFFDLTQQQDLTLYYVGYFSQNIICSLAETVKLQLEKKQVPANVRRKLFSSFVEIVQNIIRYSAANLTSIDHPNEMRHGLVCIGHEAGKYYLLCANRVHPYDMEKLRVRLEPLRHMTLEEIKLAYKASLRDDTPPQSKGADMGLLTIARDASEPLQFTFRNDESTGFPTFYLKAII; from the coding sequence ATGTCAGACACGAATTACGACGGTTTTTTTGACCTTACACAACAGCAGGATCTTACACTGTATTACGTGGGGTACTTTTCACAAAATATCATCTGTTCCCTGGCGGAGACAGTGAAATTGCAACTGGAAAAAAAACAGGTACCTGCCAATGTTCGCCGCAAATTGTTTTCCAGTTTTGTAGAAATAGTTCAGAACATCATCCGCTATTCAGCCGCTAATCTGACATCAATTGATCACCCAAATGAAATGCGGCATGGATTGGTATGCATCGGCCATGAAGCAGGGAAATACTATCTACTCTGTGCCAATCGGGTCCATCCCTATGACATGGAAAAACTGCGAGTGCGTCTGGAACCGCTACGTCACATGACGCTCGAAGAAATCAAACTCGCCTACAAAGCCTCGTTACGTGATGATACCCCGCCCCAGAGCAAAGGCGCTGATATGGGGTTACTGACTATTGCACGCGATGCCAGTGAACCCCTGCAATTCACCTTTCGGAATGATGAATCAACGGGGTTTCCCACGTTTTATCTAAAGGCAATTATTTAA
- a CDS encoding SpoIIE family protein phosphatase — protein sequence MHTLSAPKPRLPSVHSPSARDLCITTPDVSPATENASVLQIFGQHKDLVSLPVVENGRPFGLINRNIFLSQMARPFYRELYDRKSCIAFMDKNPLVVEASASLSDVTDKAVITGDKFLTDGFIIVEQGQYLGIGVGIDLIKNVADMHAQKHRQIMQSIEYASVIQGAMLSSSHQAMSETLAEWCLIWEPRDCVGGDCYYFKPYAHGWLAVVADCTGHGVPGAFMTLIFASALEMALTLHGPEQPAQLLQTINRHIKDTLGQINHVGQKPSSNDGCDAILMFMETASSTLNWASARIPAFILKARNSEITMLENDRMGVGYTDTPYDYTWPAFQQTLAPQDIVFTTTDGLTDQIGDERQIMFGKRRLQNLLLRFQTLPMHELANQLMQQHNAWQGEQYRRDDLTFWGFRQ from the coding sequence ATGCATACCTTATCTGCCCCGAAGCCACGGTTACCCTCAGTGCATTCTCCCAGTGCGCGCGACTTGTGTATTACGACACCCGATGTTTCTCCGGCTACGGAAAATGCCAGCGTATTACAGATCTTTGGTCAGCATAAAGATCTGGTCAGCTTACCAGTGGTCGAAAATGGCCGACCATTCGGATTAATCAACCGGAATATTTTCCTCTCTCAGATGGCCCGTCCTTTCTATCGCGAGTTGTACGATAGAAAAAGCTGCATTGCTTTCATGGATAAAAATCCGCTGGTAGTAGAGGCTTCTGCCTCCTTAAGTGACGTAACAGATAAAGCGGTGATTACCGGCGATAAATTTCTGACTGATGGGTTTATCATCGTTGAACAAGGGCAATATCTCGGCATTGGCGTGGGCATTGACTTAATTAAAAACGTTGCCGATATGCATGCACAAAAACACCGGCAAATCATGCAGAGCATTGAGTATGCCAGCGTTATCCAGGGAGCGATGCTGTCATCCTCACATCAGGCAATGTCTGAAACGTTGGCAGAGTGGTGTCTGATATGGGAACCGCGTGATTGTGTCGGGGGAGACTGTTACTACTTCAAACCCTATGCTCATGGCTGGCTGGCCGTAGTGGCGGATTGTACCGGTCATGGTGTTCCTGGTGCGTTCATGACACTGATTTTTGCCTCGGCACTGGAGATGGCGCTAACCCTACATGGACCGGAACAACCCGCACAGCTATTGCAGACTATCAATCGCCACATCAAAGATACATTGGGGCAGATTAATCATGTCGGACAGAAACCCTCCTCTAATGATGGCTGCGACGCCATTCTTATGTTTATGGAAACCGCCTCATCTACCCTTAACTGGGCCAGTGCGCGCATACCCGCTTTCATACTTAAAGCCCGAAATAGTGAAATCACTATGCTTGAGAACGATCGCATGGGCGTTGGGTATACTGACACACCTTATGACTACACTTGGCCAGCGTTCCAACAAACGCTGGCACCACAAGATATTGTTTTCACGACCACCGATGGACTGACCGATCAGATCGGTGATGAACGACAGATCATGTTTGGTAAGCGTCGCTTGCAAAACTTGTTGCTGCGTTTTCAAACACTCCCGATGCATGAACTGGCCAACCAGTTAATGCAGCAACATAACGCCTGGCAAGGCGAACAATATCGACGAGACGATCTGACATTTTGGGGTTTCAGGCAATAA
- a CDS encoding LysR family transcriptional regulator, whose protein sequence is MARLNPDLLATFAIVVRESSFSAAGDILGLTQPAVSLQVRQLEHYFGLRLVERAGKKLRPTPAGETLLAQAERVRVVLDDVQQAMADYSQDAIGSVVLGTGATACIHLMPPLLRELRQDYPRITVGIRTGNTRDIVKAVADNQIDAALVTMPASGRNLVISPLLEDEFVAILSKDCATALLFDAATLNRLPLIVFESGSSTRSLIDDWFSASGEKNVPVMELGSIEAIKEMVVAGLGYSIIPRIAVTPELLRRGVCAHALTPPLSRTLSIVLRQDKLLNKVLKIVLNRLEKTALAK, encoded by the coding sequence ATGGCCAGGTTGAATCCGGATCTGTTGGCAACATTTGCCATTGTTGTGCGGGAAAGCAGTTTTTCAGCCGCCGGAGATATTCTCGGGCTGACACAACCGGCAGTCAGCCTACAGGTTCGTCAGTTAGAGCACTATTTTGGATTGCGACTGGTGGAACGTGCCGGAAAAAAACTCCGCCCGACCCCGGCGGGAGAAACACTACTGGCACAAGCTGAACGAGTCAGGGTTGTACTCGATGATGTACAACAGGCCATGGCTGATTATTCACAGGATGCCATCGGCAGTGTGGTACTGGGGACTGGCGCCACAGCTTGCATTCATCTGATGCCCCCCCTGCTTCGTGAACTTCGACAAGATTATCCGCGAATTACTGTCGGCATTCGCACCGGCAATACACGGGACATTGTCAAAGCCGTGGCAGATAATCAGATTGATGCCGCGTTGGTCACAATGCCGGCTAGCGGACGAAATCTTGTTATCTCACCCTTACTGGAAGATGAATTCGTCGCGATATTAAGTAAAGACTGTGCCACAGCCCTCCTTTTCGATGCCGCGACACTGAATCGTTTACCCTTAATTGTATTTGAATCAGGCAGCAGTACCCGCAGTCTGATTGATGACTGGTTCAGTGCCTCGGGGGAAAAAAACGTTCCGGTGATGGAGTTGGGCAGTATTGAAGCTATCAAGGAAATGGTGGTCGCTGGATTGGGATACAGCATTATTCCCCGCATAGCCGTGACACCCGAATTATTACGGCGTGGTGTCTGCGCCCATGCGCTAACACCACCACTCAGCCGCACACTAAGTATTGTCCTACGACAGGACAAGTTACTGAATAAAGTATTAAAAATTGTGCTTAACCGTCTTGAAAAAACTGCCCTGGCAAAATAA
- a CDS encoding N-acetyltransferase family protein, which produces MSPVVIEEAKDHHIAAIQTIYSHHVLHGIATFETEPPDIAEMQARLRNVRAEKLPWLVALRDNLVIGYCYLSLYRTRRAYRFTVEDSVYIHPDGQGQGVGKKLLSTALTLAESQGYRQMISVIGNSENHASLRLHQSLGFEMVGTLRSVGMKHGRWVDTVLLQRALGASDTTLPDEA; this is translated from the coding sequence ATGAGCCCGGTCGTTATTGAAGAAGCTAAAGATCATCACATCGCTGCGATTCAGACGATATATAGCCATCATGTTCTGCATGGTATCGCAACCTTTGAGACAGAACCTCCCGATATTGCCGAAATGCAGGCTCGTCTCAGGAATGTCCGCGCTGAAAAGCTACCCTGGCTGGTGGCGTTGCGAGACAATCTGGTGATTGGCTATTGTTATCTCTCGCTGTATCGCACACGTCGGGCATACCGTTTTACCGTGGAAGATTCAGTCTATATTCATCCTGATGGCCAAGGGCAAGGTGTCGGGAAAAAGCTCCTGTCGACGGCACTGACATTGGCGGAAAGCCAGGGTTACCGGCAGATGATTTCTGTAATAGGAAATAGCGAAAACCATGCTTCGCTGAGATTGCATCAATCTCTGGGCTTTGAAATGGTTGGCACATTGCGTTCAGTTGGCATGAAACATGGACGCTGGGTGGATACGGTATTACTTCAGCGAGCGCTGGGTGCCAGCGATACCACATTACCGGATGAAGCCTGA
- a CDS encoding MFS transporter: MSTLSSQLDSPAATLRPSLYKTLFATCIGNALEWFDIAVYGFFAIYIAHAFFPTQDSAVSLLLTFGSFGIAFLIRPLGAVVLGAYADRAGRKASLLLSISLMLLGGAIITFMPTYAAIGLAAPILIILARLIQGFSAGGEFGSSTAFLVEHFPERRAFIASWQFATQGASTLLASAFGLGLSQFLSETQIQDWGWRIPFAFGLMIGPVGLYIRRHIHEPDSFQQAEKNATPVKTIFTRQKSLFFTAIGLMVISTAINYMLNYVPTYATKTLHLASTTAFSATLIAGIILTVVTPLMGLWAEKIGRLPLMWVALLLLIITIYPAFWLMTKYLSPLSLIIVVAWMALLKSVYFSAVPSMMADLFPVSTRASGMAISYNVSVTVFGGFAPFICTLLISATGSSLAPSYYLMIVALLSVTALWKTQQTHH, encoded by the coding sequence ATGAGTACATTATCCAGCCAGCTTGATTCACCCGCTGCAACGCTCCGTCCCAGTCTGTACAAAACGCTGTTTGCCACGTGCATCGGTAACGCGTTGGAGTGGTTTGATATCGCAGTGTATGGTTTTTTCGCCATTTATATTGCCCACGCATTTTTCCCGACCCAAGATTCGGCAGTCTCCTTGCTACTGACCTTCGGCAGTTTTGGTATAGCGTTTCTGATTCGTCCACTGGGCGCTGTGGTGCTGGGTGCCTATGCCGATCGCGCCGGACGCAAAGCGTCCTTGCTGCTCTCCATCAGCCTGATGCTACTGGGCGGCGCTATCATTACATTTATGCCAACCTACGCGGCGATTGGCCTGGCGGCCCCCATCCTGATTATCCTGGCCCGCCTGATTCAGGGTTTCTCTGCGGGTGGAGAATTCGGCAGTTCTACCGCCTTTCTGGTTGAGCACTTTCCCGAGCGCCGGGCCTTTATTGCCAGTTGGCAGTTTGCTACCCAGGGCGCCAGCACTTTGTTGGCGTCAGCGTTCGGCCTGGGATTATCACAATTTCTGAGCGAAACGCAGATTCAGGACTGGGGATGGCGTATTCCTTTCGCTTTCGGATTAATGATCGGGCCGGTTGGGTTGTACATTCGCCGGCACATTCATGAGCCGGACAGTTTCCAACAGGCGGAAAAAAACGCCACGCCGGTAAAAACGATTTTCACCCGTCAGAAGAGCCTGTTTTTTACCGCTATCGGTTTGATGGTGATTTCAACCGCCATCAATTACATGCTGAATTATGTACCAACATATGCCACCAAGACATTGCATCTGGCCTCGACTACCGCATTCAGCGCCACACTGATCGCCGGTATTATCCTGACCGTTGTCACACCTTTGATGGGACTGTGGGCAGAAAAAATCGGCCGTCTGCCGCTTATGTGGGTGGCACTGCTGTTACTTATCATCACCATCTATCCGGCATTCTGGCTGATGACAAAATACCTTTCGCCACTATCTCTCATCATCGTGGTCGCTTGGATGGCGCTACTGAAGTCGGTTTATTTCTCTGCCGTTCCTTCCATGATGGCAGACCTGTTTCCGGTATCTACCCGTGCCAGCGGCATGGCCATCAGCTATAACGTCTCCGTAACGGTCTTTGGCGGCTTCGCACCGTTTATCTGCACACTGCTGATCAGTGCAACCGGTAGCAGCCTGGCCCCCAGCTATTACCTGATGATAGTGGCATTACTGAGTGTGACTGCCTTGTGGAAAACACAGCAGACCCATCACTGA